One window of the Salvia miltiorrhiza cultivar Shanhuang (shh) chromosome 6, IMPLAD_Smil_shh, whole genome shotgun sequence genome contains the following:
- the LOC130987606 gene encoding pentatricopeptide repeat-containing protein At4g26680, mitochondrial isoform X2, producing the protein MKNRRFFTFLDKTKTHLRNPIEPPILHNRIKNPILLPHRTMPPAKGQDSDFINVAHSHLIHSEWDKLNKLSSGLTPFRIKHILLKTQKDYVISLEFFNWVELKSSQLNTLDVISIVLHILTKHRKFKSAESIMRRALETGLSDLNFPKSFFEALVYSYKMCESSSRVFDALFKTHAHMKKFRNASDCFNWMREYGFYPTVESCNAYLSALCSLSRFDIVSSFYREMQRCHISPNAYTVNMVIGAYCKADRLDLGIELFKEMVGMGLARSVVSYNTLINGYCSKGLLSSAVKVKHAMEKDGVRPNDATYNTLMNALCKEGKLHEANKLLSEMRSMDVAPTTVTYNTLINGYSEAGNGEMGMRLFEEMSVAGVDADILTYNAVILGLCKQGKTKKAAYMVKELDRKKLVPNSSTFAALVTGQCVRNNPDRAFEIYKSMIRSGCQPNRATFQVLMSAFIKSEDYEGAVQVLKEMMERAIAPDSDVLSCVLNGLSQCGKEGVAMELVKEMESRRLMPGGVEESLVMSGPLNKAVIYEINFQ; encoded by the exons ATGAAAAACCGCAGATTCTTCACATTCCTCGACAAAACCAAAACCCACCTCAGAAACCCGATTGAGCCCCCAATTCTCCATAACCGCATCAAAAATCCCATCTTATTACCTCACAGAACGATGCCTCCTGCAAAAGGTCAAGATTCGGATTTTATAAACGTAGCTCATAGTCATCTGATTCACTCCGAATGGGATAAACTGAACAAATTATCTTCCGGTTTAACCCCATTTCGAATTAAGCACATACTGCTCAAAACCCAAAAAGACTATGTCATTTCTCTGGAATTCTTCAACTGGGTTGAGCTCAAGAGTTCCCAGCTCAACACCCTCGATGTGATTTCAATCGTTCTCCACATTCTGACCAAGCACCGCAAGTTCAAATCCGCTGAGTCGATTATGAGGAGAGCTCTTGAAACGGGTTTGTCGGATTTGAATTTTCCGAAATCTTTTTTTGAGGCTTTGGTTTACTCTTATAAGATGTGTGAATCTTCATCACGTGTATTTGATGCTTTGTTCAAGACTCATGCGCATATGAAGAAGTTTAGGAATGCATCTGATTGTTTCAATTGGATGAGGGAGTATGGATTCTATCCCACTGTTGAGTCTTGTAATGCATATTTGAGTGCATTGTGCAGTTTGAGTCGTTTTGATATTGTCTCGTCGTTTTATAGGGAAATGCAGAGGTGCCATATTTCTCCGAATGCTTATACTGTTAATATGGTGATTGGGGCTTACTGTAAAGCCGATAGATTAGATTTGGGAATCGAGTTGTTCAAGGAGATGGTAGGGATGGGGTTAGCTCGTAGTGTTGTTTCGTATAATACCTTGATCAATGGATACTGCAGTAAGGGTCTCCTAAGCAGTGCCGTGAAGGTTAAGCACGCGATGGAGAAGGATGGTGTTCGGCCAAATGATGCTACGTATAACACGCTCATGAATGCACTGTGCAAGGAGGGGAAATTGCACGAGGCGAACAAGTTGTTGAGTGAAATGAGAAGCATGGATGTGGCTCCCACTACTGTAACGTATAACACTTTGATCAATGGATACAGTGAAGCTGGAAATGGTGAGATGGGAATGCGGTTGTTTGAGGAAATGTCGGTGGCTGGTGTTGATGCTGACATCTTGACTTACAACGCTGTGATTTTGGGGTTGTGTAAGCAGGGGAAGACGAAGAAGGCTGCGTATATGGTGAAGGAGCTCGATAGGAAAAAGTTGGTGCCTAATTCGTCAACCTTTGCAGCCCTCGTTACCGGGCAGTGTGTGAGGAACAATCCTGATCGTGCTTTCGAGATCTACAAAAGCATGATCAGGAGCGGTTGTCAGCCCAATCGAGCAACTTTTCAAGTGCTAATGTCTGCTTTCATAAAGAGTGAGGATTATGAAGGAGCGGTTCAAGTTTTGAAAGAGATGATGGAAAGAGCCATAGCTCCTGATTCGGATGTGTTGTCTTGTGTTTTGAATGGACTCAGCCAATGTGGTAAAGAGGGAGTTGCCATGGAGTTGGTCAAGGAGATGGAATCTCGACGCCTTATGCCTGGAGGTGTCGAGGAATCACTCGTGATGTCTGGACCTCTTAACAAAGCT GTGATCTATGAGATCAATTTTCAGTGA
- the LOC130987606 gene encoding pentatricopeptide repeat-containing protein At4g26680, mitochondrial isoform X1, whose protein sequence is MKNRRFFTFLDKTKTHLRNPIEPPILHNRIKNPILLPHRTMPPAKGQDSDFINVAHSHLIHSEWDKLNKLSSGLTPFRIKHILLKTQKDYVISLEFFNWVELKSSQLNTLDVISIVLHILTKHRKFKSAESIMRRALETGLSDLNFPKSFFEALVYSYKMCESSSRVFDALFKTHAHMKKFRNASDCFNWMREYGFYPTVESCNAYLSALCSLSRFDIVSSFYREMQRCHISPNAYTVNMVIGAYCKADRLDLGIELFKEMVGMGLARSVVSYNTLINGYCSKGLLSSAVKVKHAMEKDGVRPNDATYNTLMNALCKEGKLHEANKLLSEMRSMDVAPTTVTYNTLINGYSEAGNGEMGMRLFEEMSVAGVDADILTYNAVILGLCKQGKTKKAAYMVKELDRKKLVPNSSTFAALVTGQCVRNNPDRAFEIYKSMIRSGCQPNRATFQVLMSAFIKSEDYEGAVQVLKEMMERAIAPDSDVLSCVLNGLSQCGKEGVAMELVKEMESRRLMPGGVEESLVMSGPLNKAELLILRCTCGTQRALNIRGDL, encoded by the exons ATGAAAAACCGCAGATTCTTCACATTCCTCGACAAAACCAAAACCCACCTCAGAAACCCGATTGAGCCCCCAATTCTCCATAACCGCATCAAAAATCCCATCTTATTACCTCACAGAACGATGCCTCCTGCAAAAGGTCAAGATTCGGATTTTATAAACGTAGCTCATAGTCATCTGATTCACTCCGAATGGGATAAACTGAACAAATTATCTTCCGGTTTAACCCCATTTCGAATTAAGCACATACTGCTCAAAACCCAAAAAGACTATGTCATTTCTCTGGAATTCTTCAACTGGGTTGAGCTCAAGAGTTCCCAGCTCAACACCCTCGATGTGATTTCAATCGTTCTCCACATTCTGACCAAGCACCGCAAGTTCAAATCCGCTGAGTCGATTATGAGGAGAGCTCTTGAAACGGGTTTGTCGGATTTGAATTTTCCGAAATCTTTTTTTGAGGCTTTGGTTTACTCTTATAAGATGTGTGAATCTTCATCACGTGTATTTGATGCTTTGTTCAAGACTCATGCGCATATGAAGAAGTTTAGGAATGCATCTGATTGTTTCAATTGGATGAGGGAGTATGGATTCTATCCCACTGTTGAGTCTTGTAATGCATATTTGAGTGCATTGTGCAGTTTGAGTCGTTTTGATATTGTCTCGTCGTTTTATAGGGAAATGCAGAGGTGCCATATTTCTCCGAATGCTTATACTGTTAATATGGTGATTGGGGCTTACTGTAAAGCCGATAGATTAGATTTGGGAATCGAGTTGTTCAAGGAGATGGTAGGGATGGGGTTAGCTCGTAGTGTTGTTTCGTATAATACCTTGATCAATGGATACTGCAGTAAGGGTCTCCTAAGCAGTGCCGTGAAGGTTAAGCACGCGATGGAGAAGGATGGTGTTCGGCCAAATGATGCTACGTATAACACGCTCATGAATGCACTGTGCAAGGAGGGGAAATTGCACGAGGCGAACAAGTTGTTGAGTGAAATGAGAAGCATGGATGTGGCTCCCACTACTGTAACGTATAACACTTTGATCAATGGATACAGTGAAGCTGGAAATGGTGAGATGGGAATGCGGTTGTTTGAGGAAATGTCGGTGGCTGGTGTTGATGCTGACATCTTGACTTACAACGCTGTGATTTTGGGGTTGTGTAAGCAGGGGAAGACGAAGAAGGCTGCGTATATGGTGAAGGAGCTCGATAGGAAAAAGTTGGTGCCTAATTCGTCAACCTTTGCAGCCCTCGTTACCGGGCAGTGTGTGAGGAACAATCCTGATCGTGCTTTCGAGATCTACAAAAGCATGATCAGGAGCGGTTGTCAGCCCAATCGAGCAACTTTTCAAGTGCTAATGTCTGCTTTCATAAAGAGTGAGGATTATGAAGGAGCGGTTCAAGTTTTGAAAGAGATGATGGAAAGAGCCATAGCTCCTGATTCGGATGTGTTGTCTTGTGTTTTGAATGGACTCAGCCAATGTGGTAAAGAGGGAGTTGCCATGGAGTTGGTCAAGGAGATGGAATCTCGACGCCTTATGCCTGGAGGTGTCGAGGAATCACTCGTGATGTCTGGACCTCTTAACAAAGCT GAATTGCTAATTCTTCGTTGCACTTGTGGAACGCAAAGAGCATTGAATATACGAG GTGATCTATGA
- the LOC130987605 gene encoding transmembrane 9 superfamily member 9-like has product MGPERRKPHAVSMWMCFALLLLVNAVHSFYLPGVAPQDFEKGDLLKVKVNKLASVKTQLPYAYYSLPYCKPKKIEDSAENLGEILRGDRIENSPYEFKMREPQMCNVVCRVTLSDKEVKEFKEKIDDEYRVNMILDNLPLVVPFRRPDTDALVYQHGYPVGFKAQYAGSKEERYFIYNHLAFTVKFHKDEETDAARIVGFEAKHFSIKHGYDGKWDDSKTRLTTCDPHAKRTVTNSNTPHVVDDKEIIFTYDVEFQESEVKWASRWDTYLYMADDQIHWFSIVNSLMIVLFLSGMVAMIMLRTLYRDISRYNQLETQEEAQEETGWKLVHGDVFRPPTNSDLLCVYVGTGVQFLGMILVTMIFAALGFLSPSNRGGLMTAMLLLWVVMGIFAGYASARLYKMFKGAEWKKITLQTAFMFPGIVFVIFFVLNALIWGEKSSGAVPFGTMFVLVLMWFGISVPLVFVGSYIGFRKPAIEAPVKTNKIPRQIPEQAWYMNPFFSILIGGILPFGAVFIELFFILTSIWLQQFYYIFGFLFLVFLILIVTCAEITVVLCYFQLCSEDYLWWWRSYLTSGSSALYLFLYAAFYFFTKLNITKPVSGILYFGYMLIGSYAFFVLTGTIGFYACFWFTRLIYSSVKID; this is encoded by the exons ATGGGGCCGGAGAGGAGAAAGCCTCACGCGGTTTCGATGTGGATGTGCTTCGCGCTCCTCCTCCTCGTCAACGCCGTCCACTCCTTCTACCTTCCCGGCGTCGCTCCTCAGGATTTTGAGAAG GGTGATCTTCTGAAGGTGAAAGTGAATAAATTGGCCTCTGTAAAAACTCAACTGCCTTATGCTTACTATTCCCTTCCTTACTGTAAACCAAAGAAAATTGAGGACAGTGCTGAGAATCTTGGGGAAATCCTTCGTGGTGATCGCATTGAGAACTCTCCCTATGAG TTTAAGATGCGAGAACCACAGATGTGCAATGTTGTTTGCCGTGTTACACTTAGTGACAAAGAGGTAAAAGAGTTCAAAGaaaagattgatgatgaatATCGAGTGAACAT GATTTTGGATAATCTCCCTCTGGTTGTGCCTTTTAGAAGACCTGATACGGATGCCCTGGTTTATCAACATGGTTATCCTGTTGGTTTTAAAGCACAATATGCTGGA AGTAAAGAGGAGAGGTATTTTATCTACAATCACTTGGCATTTACTGTGAAGTTTCATAAAGATGAAGAAACTGATGCTGCAAGAATTGTGGGTTTTGAAGCCAAACATTTCAG TATTAAGCATGGATATGATGGTAAATGGGATGACAGTAAAACACGACTGACAACATGTGATCCTCATGCGAAACGCACAGTAACTAACTCCAACACTCCGCATGTGGTTGATGATAAGGAAATCATATTTACTTATGATGTGGAGTTTCAG GAAAGTGAAGTTAAGTGGGCTTCTAGATGGGATACTTATCTTTACATGGCTGATGATCAAATCCATTGGTTCTCAATTGTCAATTCTTTGATGATTGTTCTTTTCCTCTCGGGAATGGTTGCTATGATTATGCTGCGGACTCTTTATCGTGACATCTCAAGGTACAACCAGTTGGAGACTCAGGAAGAAGCTCAAGAAGAGACTGGGTGGAAATTAGTTCATGGGGATGTTTTCAGGCCTCCGACAAACTCAGATTTGCTCTGTGTTTATGTTGGAACTGGGGTTCAGTTTCTCGGGATGATACTGGTGACAATGATTTTTGCAGCACTGGGTTTCCTGTCCCCTTCTAACCGAGGAGGGTTGATGACAGCGATGCTTCTTCTTTGGGTGGTCATGGGCATTTTTGCAGGATATGCTTCGGCCCGTCTCTACAAGATGTTCAAAGGAGCAGAGTGGAAGAAAATTACTCTTCAAACTGCTTTTATGTTCCCTGGAATCGTCTTTGTTATTTTCTTCGTTCTGAATGCACTGATTTGGGGTGAGAAATCCTCAGGGGCTGTGCCATTCGGTACTATGTTCGTATTGGTGCTCATGTGGTTCGGGATTTCAGTTCCGCTTGTGTTTGTAGGCAGCTACATAGGCTTTAGGAAGCCAGCCATTGAGGCTCCAGTGAAAACCAATAAAATTCCAAGGCAGATACCCGAGCAGGCCTGGTACATGAACCCGTTCTTCTCTATCTTGATCGGAGGCATACTACCGTTTGGTGCAGTATTCATCGAGCTGTTCTTCATCCTCACATCTATATGGCTGCAGCAGTTCTACTACATTTTTGGGTTCCTTTTCCTCGTGTTCCTTATCTTGATCGTGACCTGTGCTGAGATCACCGTCGTGCTATGCTATTTCCAACTGTGTAGCGAGGACTACTTGTGGTGGTGGAGATCTTACCTTACCTCAGGTTCCTCAGCTTTATACCTATTCCTCTACGCGGCGTTCTACTTCTTCACAAAGCTCAACATAACGAAACCAGTCTCGGGCATCTTGTACTTTGGCTACATGTTGATTGGTTCGTACGCGTTCTTCGTGCTGACTGGCACGATCGGTTTCTACGCTTGCTTCTGGTTCACCAGACTCATCTACTCATCGGTCAAGATCGACTAG